A window of Rhodobacteraceae bacterium LMO-JJ12 contains these coding sequences:
- a CDS encoding superoxide dismutase: MAFELPDLPYAHDALAADGMSAETMEYHHDLHHKAYVDNGNKLIEGTEWAGKSLEEIITGTYDKGAVAQSGIFNNISQLWNHNQFWEMMGPGASKMPGELDKAITESFGSVDEFKSQFAAAGAGQFGSGWCWLVKDTDGSLKVTKTENGVNPLCFGQTALLGCDVWEHSYYIDFRNKRPAYLDNFLNKLVNWENVASRL; this comes from the coding sequence ATGGCTTTCGAACTTCCTGATCTTCCTTACGCGCATGACGCACTGGCCGCAGATGGCATGAGCGCCGAGACGATGGAGTATCACCACGACCTGCACCACAAGGCCTATGTCGACAACGGCAACAAGCTGATTGAAGGCACGGAATGGGCGGGCAAGAGCCTCGAAGAAATCATCACCGGCACTTATGACAAGGGTGCGGTGGCGCAAAGCGGGATTTTCAACAACATCAGCCAGCTTTGGAACCACAACCAGTTCTGGGAGATGATGGGACCGGGCGCGAGCAAGATGCCGGGTGAGTTGGACAAGGCAATTACCGAGAGCTTCGGTTCTGTCGATGAATTCAAATCGCAATTTGCTGCTGCGGGTGCCGGGCAGTTCGGTTCTGGCTGGTGCTGGTTGGTGAAAGACACGGATGGCAGCCTGAAGGTGACCAAGACAGAGAATGGCGTTAACCCGCTCTGCTTTGGGCAAACCGCGCTTCTGGGTTGTGACGTGTGGGAGCATTCCTATTACATCGACTTCCGCAACAAGCGTCCGGCTTATCTGGATAACTTCCTCAACAAGCTGGTGAACTGGGAAAACGTGGCTTCGCGCCTCTGA
- a CDS encoding host attachment family protein produces the protein MAILTKGTWVLIANSEKALFLRNDLDAQDPDLNVVRKDEQDNPSDREQSANRPGRKPDTGVNQFSAMDDTDWHELAKERFANDLAARLYEFAHKGAFDRIVLVAGPNVLGALRKELHKEVQDRVVAELDKDLTNHPLDKVEEMLKEELDPAL, from the coding sequence ATGGCTATTTTGACAAAAGGCACTTGGGTGTTGATCGCCAACAGCGAAAAGGCGCTTTTCTTGCGCAATGACCTTGATGCGCAAGATCCCGATTTGAACGTTGTTCGCAAAGACGAACAGGATAATCCATCTGACAGGGAGCAATCCGCCAACCGGCCCGGGCGCAAGCCTGATACCGGGGTCAATCAGTTCTCGGCGATGGATGACACCGATTGGCACGAGTTGGCCAAGGAACGTTTTGCAAACGATCTTGCCGCCCGGCTCTATGAGTTTGCGCATAAGGGCGCGTTTGATCGCATTGTGTTGGTAGCAGGACCCAACGTGCTTGGCGCGTTGCGCAAGGAATTGCACAAAGAGGTGCAGGATCGGGTGGTTGCGGAGCTCGACAAGGATCTGACGAACCACCCGCTCGACAAGGTTGAGGAAATGCTCAAGGAAGAGCTGGATCCGGCGCTTTGA
- a CDS encoding TIGR00730 family Rossman fold protein, translated as MTASPSQPSICVYCGSRAGARPSYMETATRLGTALAGEGWRLVYGAGDIGLMGAVARSAQLAGGKTFGVIPVHLMQLEVGKRDLTQFVITENMHERKKVMFMNSDAIVMLPGGAGSLDEFFEALTWRQLGLHAKPIFLLNTEDYWEPLIKLLDHVIDEGFAESSLKSFIHVAPSVESLIEKLHETLT; from the coding sequence ATGACCGCATCACCCAGCCAGCCTTCCATCTGCGTCTACTGCGGCTCGCGCGCCGGTGCACGCCCCTCCTATATGGAGACAGCCACGCGCCTGGGAACGGCACTTGCAGGTGAAGGTTGGCGGCTGGTCTATGGCGCAGGCGATATCGGGCTGATGGGTGCCGTGGCGCGTTCAGCTCAATTGGCGGGCGGCAAAACCTTCGGCGTCATTCCGGTGCATCTGATGCAGCTTGAGGTCGGCAAGCGCGACCTGACGCAATTTGTCATCACCGAGAACATGCACGAGCGCAAGAAGGTGATGTTCATGAATTCCGACGCCATCGTCATGCTGCCTGGTGGTGCCGGCTCGCTTGATGAATTCTTCGAAGCGCTCACTTGGCGACAACTCGGATTGCACGCCAAACCCATTTTCCTATTGAACACAGAAGATTACTGGGAGCCCCTCATCAAGCTGCTGGATCATGTCATCGATGAAGGTTTCGCAGAAAGCTCCCTAAAGAGTTTCATTCACGTCGCGCCTAGCGTGGAAAGCCTGATAGAAAAATTGCACGAAACCTTAACCTGA